The following proteins are encoded in a genomic region of Brachypodium distachyon strain Bd21 chromosome 1, Brachypodium_distachyon_v3.0, whole genome shotgun sequence:
- the LOC100839023 gene encoding splicing factor 3B subunit 3 isoform X2 — MEPSAGGDSASAAAAAAAASSSGPSTSASSSSSSGAAASGGGASANHYLAKRVLHGSAVQHVARGHFRSEHLSEVVLCKETSLELVVVGDDGVLQSLCEQSTFGIIKDVGVLDWRFKHFGIWPEIEGKEILVLLSDSGKLSLLYFCCEMHRFIAIGNIELSKPGNMRDQLGRILAINQDSEWVAVSAYEDEFAIVHVERSPHVYGPNKEIVEGAKISHAVYKTNDICGTVWSMCFMRTHCSTKDYFPVVAMVINRKGSEVNDLAMYGLVPNDGGIQHISYFLEPGPLALEVAEIPQLGGFAVLFRAGDILILDLRDPKDISCTNSISMTGSLAGEQISVEDSCRGLDVDDDVAACALLELRDSGNNIMIDDNYMAIDGVDNLGSMKSRIICSWSWEPEAARGRPRLIFCLDNGEYHILEFNWDTEGVKVLPESVHRGLPCKPLLWMNRGMIAGFVEMGDGMILQLEHGRLVHKSSVQNVGPILDLAIADYHGEKQDQMFSCSGMCPEGSLRVIRNGINVEKLLRTEPIYQGVTGLWTLRMKRTDMYHSFLVLAFVEETRILSVGLSFNDISDAVGFQPDVCTLACGLIADGVLVQIHSKGVKLCLPTAYAHPEGAPLTSPVCVDWYPDVTISVGAVGHNIVAVATSNPCCLYILSVRPLSSFQYELYEIQHVQLRYEVSCISIPEEDSRRSPVAVRRAFGRGKRNNLPAKVDVRMFAVIGTHKPSVEVISLEPGEAFMLLSIGSISVNNSFGAPVSGRIPESVRFVASERFYILAGLRNGMLLRFESETSEEHYLPDSFYKESSTHSVNTLLQLIAMRHIGITPVGLVPLSDSANSDIILLSDRSWLLHASRHSLAYSSISFLPASHVTPVSSMDCPSGLLFVAENCLHLVEMVHGKRLNAQKLSIEGTPRKVLYHSDSRTLLVMRTGLTGASCSSDIVQIDPNNGTLLSRFKCEPGETAKCIQIAKIGNEQVLLVGTSKSTDRPMMPNGEAESIKGRLIVLSLDTLGSPRESSSFVPTSNLSSSSHTGSFPEIVGYATEEFSSNSMCSSPDDVCYNQIQHEQMAGHMRSLTHVTFAGAVLAVYPYLDRYVVAAAGNALCVFGFVNENPHRMKKYAISRTRFTITCLKTYASRIAAGDCRDGVLFYSYHENLRKLELIYADPAQRLVGDVALLNCETAVVSDRRGSISVLSCPRLEVSESPEKNLAVRCSFFMGEIAMSIQKAAFKYRLPIDDETDPVLESAYNCVVASTLLGSVFVMIPLTSEEHHLLQDVQERLSLHPLTAPILGNDHAEFRRRGIPLGIPPILDGDMLVQFLELTGEQQQAVLNDMPSEKGPHRSISVFQVMRTLERLHYALN, encoded by the exons ATGGAGCCCTCCGCCGGCGGAGACAGCGCCTCcgcggctgccgctgcggcggcggcgtcctcgtCGGGCCCCTCCacgtccgcctcctcctcctcctcctccggcgcggCGGCTTCCGGGGGGGGCGCCAGCGCCAACCACTACCTCGCGAAGCGCGTGCTCCACGGAAGCGCCGTGCAGCACGTCGCCCGTGGCCACTTCCGCTCCGAGCACCTCTCGGAGGTCGTCCTCTGCAAG GAAACATCACTAGAATTGGTTGTGGTTGGTGATGATGGTGTTTTACAGTCACTCTGTGAGCAAAGCACATTTGGGATTATAAAAGATGTTGGTGTCTTGGACTGGCGCTTTAAACACTTCGGTATATGGCCAGAG ATAGAAGGGAAAGAAATTCTGGTTCTGCTGTCAGATTCTGGAAAGCTTTCTCTTCTTTACTTCTGTTGTGAGATGCATAG GTTTATCGCAATTGGAAATATTGAGTTATCCAAACCAGGAAATATGAGAGATCAGCTGGGAAGAATTTTAGCTATAAACCAAGA CTCTGAATGGGTTGCTGTCAGCGCGTACGAGGATGAGTTTGCTATTGTGCATGTTGAAAGGAGTCCCCATGTTTATGGTCCAAATAAAG AAATTGTAGAGGGGGCAAAAATTTCGCATGCTGTATATAAGACCAATGATATCTGCGGTACGGTTTGGAGCATGTGCTTCATGAGGACTCACTGCTCTACGAAAGACTATTTCCCAGTTGTGGCAATGGTAATTAACAG AAAGGGCTCTGAGGTGAATGACTTGGCAATGTATGGGCTAGTCCCCAATGATGGTGGCATCCAGCACATATCTTATTTTTTGGAACCTGGACCTTTGGCACTTGAGGTCGCAGAAATTCCTCAGCTGGGTGGCTTTGCAGTTCTATTTCGTGCTGGTGATATTCTAATTCTGGATCTCAGGGACCCAAAGGACATCAGTTGTACCAATAGCATAAGCATGACAGGAAGTCTGGCTGGAGAGCAGATCAGTGTTGAAGATTCTTGTCGAGGGTTAGATGTTGATGACGATGTGGCTGCTTGTGCGTTGCTAGAACTGAGAGATTCTGGAAATAACATAATGATAGATGACAATTACATGGCTATTGATGGTGTTGATAACCTAGGTAGCATGAAATCAAGGATTATCTGTTCATGGAGTTGGGAGCCAGAGGCCGCACGAGGACGACCAAGGCTGATCTTTTGCTTGGACAATGGTGAATATCATATTCTGGAATTTAATTGGGATACTGAAGGAGTGAAGGTATTGCCTGAGAGTGTCCATAGGGGTTTGCCTTGTAAACCTCTTTTATGGATGAATAGAGGAATGATAGCTGGGTTTGTGGAAATGGGAGATGGGATGATCCTTCAACTTGAACATGGTAGACTGGTGCATAAAAGTTCTGTTCAGAATGTAGGACCCATATTGGATTTAGCAATTGCTGACTACCATGGAGAGAAGCAGGATCAGATGTTTTCATGTTCTGGAATGTGCCCTGAGGGATCATTGCGAGTCATACGGAATGGTATCAACGTGGAGAAACTTCTGAGGACTGAACCTATTTATCAGGGTGTTACTGGATTGTGGACTTTGAGAATGAAGAGAACTGATATGTATCACTCTTTTCTTGTATTAGCATTTGTTGAGGAAACAAGAATACTATCAGTAGGACTGAGTTTTAATGACATCAGTGATGCTGTGGGATTTCAGCCTGATGTTTGCACGTTAGCATGTGGTTTAATAGCTGATGGTGTACTTGTGCAAATTCACAGCAAAGGTGTAAAGCTCTGTTTGCCTACGGCATATGCTCACCCTGAGGGTGCCCCCTTAACTTCTCCAGTTTGTGTTGACTGGTATCCTGATGTCACTATCAGTGTTGGTGCTGTTGGACACAATATTGTTGCTGTGGCTACATCAAACCCTTGTTGCCTATATATTCTCAGTGTCAGACCATTATCTTCATTCCAGTATGAGTTGTATGAGATACAGCATGTCCAATTGCGATATGAAGTATCTTGCATATCAATTCCAGAAGAGGACTCGAGACGGAGTCCTGTAGCAGTGCGTCGTGCTTTTGGGAGGGGAAAAAGGAATAATCTCCCAGCTAAAGTTGACGTTCGCATGTTTGCTGTCATTGGGACTCATAAACCTTCTGTGGAAGTCATCTCATTGGAACCTGGAGAGGCATTTATGCTACTCTCAATTGGGTCTATATCAGTGAACAATTCATTTGGTGCTCCTGTTAGTGGACGTATACCTGAAAGCGTTAGGTTTGTAGCATCTGAGAGGTTCTACATTCTTGCAGGTCTAAGAAATGGAATGCTACTCAGGTTTGAGTCAGAAACAAGCGAAGAACATTATCTCCCTGATTCCTTTTACAAGGAGTCTTCTACACATTCTGTTAATACACTCCTTCAATTGATTGCTATGCGACATATTGGAATTACCCCCGTAGGCTTGGTACCATTGAGCGATTCAGCTAATTCTGACATTATTTTGCTCAGTGATAGGTCATGGCTATTACATGCTAGTAGACACAGCTTGGCATATTCATCCATCTCATTTCTGCCTGCATCCCATGTCACTCCAGTATCTTCGATGGATTGCCCCAGTGGTTTGCTGTTTGTTGCAGAGAACTGTTTGCATTTG GTTGAAATGGTTCATGGCAAAAGATTAAATGCACAGAAGTTATCAATTGAAGGAACTCCAAGGAAAGTGCTATACCACAGCGATAGTAGAACGCTGTTGGTTATGAGAACAGGGTTAACTGGTGCATCATGTTCTTCAGATATTGTCCAAATAGATCCAAATAATGGGACATTGCTTTCCAGATTCAAGTGTGAACCTGGTGAAACTGCTAAATGCATCCAGATTGCGAAAATAGGAAATGAGCAAGTATTACTTGTTGGGACAAGTAAATCTACAGACCGACCAATGATGCCGAACGGTGAAGCAGAAAG TATCAAGGGACGTCTAATTGTTCTAAGCTTGGATACTCTTGGAAGTCCTCGTGAGAGCAGTTCATTCGTTCCAACATCTAACTTGAGTTCCTCTTCTCATACTGGCTCATTCCCGGAAATTGTTGGATATGCAACTGAAGAATTCTCTAGCAACAGCATGTGCAGCAGTCCGGATGATGTTTGCTACAACCAGATTCAACATGAACAAATGGCTGGACATATGAGATCACTGACTCATGTTACCTTTGCTGGTGCAGTTCTTGCTGTCTATCCATATCTAGATCGATATGTGGTTGCAGCAGCTGGTAATGCG CTTTGTGTATTTGGTTTTGTGAATGAAAATCCCCATCGTATGAAAAAGTATGCTATTAGTAGAACCCGGTTTACAATTACTTGTTTGAAGACATACGCATCACGGATTGCAGCAGGTGATTGTCGTGATGGCGTCCTCTTCTATTCTTATCACGAG AATCTTAGGAAGTTGGAACTTATTTATGCTGATCCTGCTCAAAGATTGGTGGGTGATGTTGCTCTTTTAAACTGCGAAACTGCTGTGGTATCAGATCGGCGTGGGAGCATATCTGTATTATCCTGCCCAAGACTGGAAG TTTCTGAAAGTCCAGAAAAGAACTTAGCTGTACGGTGTTCATTTTTTATGGGTGAAATAGCTATGAGCATCCAGAAG GCTGCATTTAAGTACCGGCTTCCAATTGATGACGAGACAGACCCAGTGTTGGAATCAGCTTATAACTGTGTTGTGGCGAGTACTTTGCTGGGAAGTGTTTTTGTTATGATTCCGCTCACTAG TGAGGAGCATCATCTGTTGCAAGATGTCCAAGAAAGACTTTCACTTCACCCGTTGACTGCTCCAATCTTGGGAAATGATCATGCAGAGTTTCGTCGACGTGGTATCCCG TTGGGGATACCTCCCATTCTGGACGGTGACATGCTTGTGCAATTCCTAGAGCTCACTGGCGAACAACAGCAAGCTGTTCTTAATGACATGCCTTCAGAGAAGGGACCACACAGGTCTATCTCAGTTTTCCAGGTTATGCGAACGTTGGAGCGACTCCACTACGCGCTTAACTGA
- the LOC100839023 gene encoding splicing factor 3B subunit 3 isoform X1 — MEPSAGGDSASAAAAAAAASSSGPSTSASSSSSSGAAASGGGASANHYLAKRVLHGSAVQHVARGHFRSEHLSEVVLCKETSLELVVVGDDGVLQSLCEQSTFGIIKDVGVLDWRFKHFGIWPEIEGKEILVLLSDSGKLSLLYFCCEMHRFIAIGNIELSKPGNMRDQLGRILAINQDSEWVAVSAYEDEFAIVHVERSPHVYGPNKEIVEGAKISHAVYKTNDICGTVWSMCFMRTHCSTKDYFPVVAMVINRKGSEVNDLAMYGLVPNDGGIQHISYFLEPGPLALEVAEIPQLGGFAVLFRAGDILILDLRDPKDISCTNSISMTGSLAGEQISVEDSCRGLDVDDDVAACALLELRDSGNNIMIDDNYMAIDGVDNLGSMKSRIICSWSWEPEAARGRPRLIFCLDNGEYHILEFNWDTEGVKVLPESVHRGLPCKPLLWMNRGMIAGFVEMGDGMILQLEHGRLVHKSSVQNVGPILDLAIADYHGEKQDQMFSCSGMCPEGSLRVIRNGINVEKLLRTEPIYQGVTGLWTLRMKRTDMYHSFLVLAFVEETRILSVGLSFNDISDAVGFQPDVCTLACGLIADGVLVQIHSKGVKLCLPTAYAHPEGAPLTSPVCVDWYPDVTISVGAVGHNIVAVATSNPCCLYILSVRPLSSFQYELYEIQHVQLRYEVSCISIPEEDSRRSPVAVRRAFGRGKRNNLPAKVDVRMFAVIGTHKPSVEVISLEPGEAFMLLSIGSISVNNSFGAPVSGRIPESVRFVASERFYILAGLRNGMLLRFESETSEEHYLPDSFYKESSTHSVNTLLQLIAMRHIGITPVGLVPLSDSANSDIILLSDRSWLLHASRHSLAYSSISFLPASHVTPVSSMDCPSGLLFVAENCLHLVEMVHGKRLNAQKLSIEGTPRKVLYHSDSRTLLVMRTGLTGASCSSDIVQIDPNNGTLLSRFKCEPGETAKCIQIAKIGNEQVLLVGTSKSTDRPMMPNGEAESSIKGRLIVLSLDTLGSPRESSSFVPTSNLSSSSHTGSFPEIVGYATEEFSSNSMCSSPDDVCYNQIQHEQMAGHMRSLTHVTFAGAVLAVYPYLDRYVVAAAGNALCVFGFVNENPHRMKKYAISRTRFTITCLKTYASRIAAGDCRDGVLFYSYHENLRKLELIYADPAQRLVGDVALLNCETAVVSDRRGSISVLSCPRLEVSESPEKNLAVRCSFFMGEIAMSIQKAAFKYRLPIDDETDPVLESAYNCVVASTLLGSVFVMIPLTSEEHHLLQDVQERLSLHPLTAPILGNDHAEFRRRGIPLGIPPILDGDMLVQFLELTGEQQQAVLNDMPSEKGPHRSISVFQVMRTLERLHYALN, encoded by the exons ATGGAGCCCTCCGCCGGCGGAGACAGCGCCTCcgcggctgccgctgcggcggcggcgtcctcgtCGGGCCCCTCCacgtccgcctcctcctcctcctcctccggcgcggCGGCTTCCGGGGGGGGCGCCAGCGCCAACCACTACCTCGCGAAGCGCGTGCTCCACGGAAGCGCCGTGCAGCACGTCGCCCGTGGCCACTTCCGCTCCGAGCACCTCTCGGAGGTCGTCCTCTGCAAG GAAACATCACTAGAATTGGTTGTGGTTGGTGATGATGGTGTTTTACAGTCACTCTGTGAGCAAAGCACATTTGGGATTATAAAAGATGTTGGTGTCTTGGACTGGCGCTTTAAACACTTCGGTATATGGCCAGAG ATAGAAGGGAAAGAAATTCTGGTTCTGCTGTCAGATTCTGGAAAGCTTTCTCTTCTTTACTTCTGTTGTGAGATGCATAG GTTTATCGCAATTGGAAATATTGAGTTATCCAAACCAGGAAATATGAGAGATCAGCTGGGAAGAATTTTAGCTATAAACCAAGA CTCTGAATGGGTTGCTGTCAGCGCGTACGAGGATGAGTTTGCTATTGTGCATGTTGAAAGGAGTCCCCATGTTTATGGTCCAAATAAAG AAATTGTAGAGGGGGCAAAAATTTCGCATGCTGTATATAAGACCAATGATATCTGCGGTACGGTTTGGAGCATGTGCTTCATGAGGACTCACTGCTCTACGAAAGACTATTTCCCAGTTGTGGCAATGGTAATTAACAG AAAGGGCTCTGAGGTGAATGACTTGGCAATGTATGGGCTAGTCCCCAATGATGGTGGCATCCAGCACATATCTTATTTTTTGGAACCTGGACCTTTGGCACTTGAGGTCGCAGAAATTCCTCAGCTGGGTGGCTTTGCAGTTCTATTTCGTGCTGGTGATATTCTAATTCTGGATCTCAGGGACCCAAAGGACATCAGTTGTACCAATAGCATAAGCATGACAGGAAGTCTGGCTGGAGAGCAGATCAGTGTTGAAGATTCTTGTCGAGGGTTAGATGTTGATGACGATGTGGCTGCTTGTGCGTTGCTAGAACTGAGAGATTCTGGAAATAACATAATGATAGATGACAATTACATGGCTATTGATGGTGTTGATAACCTAGGTAGCATGAAATCAAGGATTATCTGTTCATGGAGTTGGGAGCCAGAGGCCGCACGAGGACGACCAAGGCTGATCTTTTGCTTGGACAATGGTGAATATCATATTCTGGAATTTAATTGGGATACTGAAGGAGTGAAGGTATTGCCTGAGAGTGTCCATAGGGGTTTGCCTTGTAAACCTCTTTTATGGATGAATAGAGGAATGATAGCTGGGTTTGTGGAAATGGGAGATGGGATGATCCTTCAACTTGAACATGGTAGACTGGTGCATAAAAGTTCTGTTCAGAATGTAGGACCCATATTGGATTTAGCAATTGCTGACTACCATGGAGAGAAGCAGGATCAGATGTTTTCATGTTCTGGAATGTGCCCTGAGGGATCATTGCGAGTCATACGGAATGGTATCAACGTGGAGAAACTTCTGAGGACTGAACCTATTTATCAGGGTGTTACTGGATTGTGGACTTTGAGAATGAAGAGAACTGATATGTATCACTCTTTTCTTGTATTAGCATTTGTTGAGGAAACAAGAATACTATCAGTAGGACTGAGTTTTAATGACATCAGTGATGCTGTGGGATTTCAGCCTGATGTTTGCACGTTAGCATGTGGTTTAATAGCTGATGGTGTACTTGTGCAAATTCACAGCAAAGGTGTAAAGCTCTGTTTGCCTACGGCATATGCTCACCCTGAGGGTGCCCCCTTAACTTCTCCAGTTTGTGTTGACTGGTATCCTGATGTCACTATCAGTGTTGGTGCTGTTGGACACAATATTGTTGCTGTGGCTACATCAAACCCTTGTTGCCTATATATTCTCAGTGTCAGACCATTATCTTCATTCCAGTATGAGTTGTATGAGATACAGCATGTCCAATTGCGATATGAAGTATCTTGCATATCAATTCCAGAAGAGGACTCGAGACGGAGTCCTGTAGCAGTGCGTCGTGCTTTTGGGAGGGGAAAAAGGAATAATCTCCCAGCTAAAGTTGACGTTCGCATGTTTGCTGTCATTGGGACTCATAAACCTTCTGTGGAAGTCATCTCATTGGAACCTGGAGAGGCATTTATGCTACTCTCAATTGGGTCTATATCAGTGAACAATTCATTTGGTGCTCCTGTTAGTGGACGTATACCTGAAAGCGTTAGGTTTGTAGCATCTGAGAGGTTCTACATTCTTGCAGGTCTAAGAAATGGAATGCTACTCAGGTTTGAGTCAGAAACAAGCGAAGAACATTATCTCCCTGATTCCTTTTACAAGGAGTCTTCTACACATTCTGTTAATACACTCCTTCAATTGATTGCTATGCGACATATTGGAATTACCCCCGTAGGCTTGGTACCATTGAGCGATTCAGCTAATTCTGACATTATTTTGCTCAGTGATAGGTCATGGCTATTACATGCTAGTAGACACAGCTTGGCATATTCATCCATCTCATTTCTGCCTGCATCCCATGTCACTCCAGTATCTTCGATGGATTGCCCCAGTGGTTTGCTGTTTGTTGCAGAGAACTGTTTGCATTTG GTTGAAATGGTTCATGGCAAAAGATTAAATGCACAGAAGTTATCAATTGAAGGAACTCCAAGGAAAGTGCTATACCACAGCGATAGTAGAACGCTGTTGGTTATGAGAACAGGGTTAACTGGTGCATCATGTTCTTCAGATATTGTCCAAATAGATCCAAATAATGGGACATTGCTTTCCAGATTCAAGTGTGAACCTGGTGAAACTGCTAAATGCATCCAGATTGCGAAAATAGGAAATGAGCAAGTATTACTTGTTGGGACAAGTAAATCTACAGACCGACCAATGATGCCGAACGGTGAAGCAGAAAG CAGTATCAAGGGACGTCTAATTGTTCTAAGCTTGGATACTCTTGGAAGTCCTCGTGAGAGCAGTTCATTCGTTCCAACATCTAACTTGAGTTCCTCTTCTCATACTGGCTCATTCCCGGAAATTGTTGGATATGCAACTGAAGAATTCTCTAGCAACAGCATGTGCAGCAGTCCGGATGATGTTTGCTACAACCAGATTCAACATGAACAAATGGCTGGACATATGAGATCACTGACTCATGTTACCTTTGCTGGTGCAGTTCTTGCTGTCTATCCATATCTAGATCGATATGTGGTTGCAGCAGCTGGTAATGCG CTTTGTGTATTTGGTTTTGTGAATGAAAATCCCCATCGTATGAAAAAGTATGCTATTAGTAGAACCCGGTTTACAATTACTTGTTTGAAGACATACGCATCACGGATTGCAGCAGGTGATTGTCGTGATGGCGTCCTCTTCTATTCTTATCACGAG AATCTTAGGAAGTTGGAACTTATTTATGCTGATCCTGCTCAAAGATTGGTGGGTGATGTTGCTCTTTTAAACTGCGAAACTGCTGTGGTATCAGATCGGCGTGGGAGCATATCTGTATTATCCTGCCCAAGACTGGAAG TTTCTGAAAGTCCAGAAAAGAACTTAGCTGTACGGTGTTCATTTTTTATGGGTGAAATAGCTATGAGCATCCAGAAG GCTGCATTTAAGTACCGGCTTCCAATTGATGACGAGACAGACCCAGTGTTGGAATCAGCTTATAACTGTGTTGTGGCGAGTACTTTGCTGGGAAGTGTTTTTGTTATGATTCCGCTCACTAG TGAGGAGCATCATCTGTTGCAAGATGTCCAAGAAAGACTTTCACTTCACCCGTTGACTGCTCCAATCTTGGGAAATGATCATGCAGAGTTTCGTCGACGTGGTATCCCG TTGGGGATACCTCCCATTCTGGACGGTGACATGCTTGTGCAATTCCTAGAGCTCACTGGCGAACAACAGCAAGCTGTTCTTAATGACATGCCTTCAGAGAAGGGACCACACAGGTCTATCTCAGTTTTCCAGGTTATGCGAACGTTGGAGCGACTCCACTACGCGCTTAACTGA